A genomic window from Blastococcus saxobsidens DD2 includes:
- a CDS encoding class I adenylate-forming enzyme family protein, translating into MTAVPLVPAADSERDQRRAAAGLAAAGLRPGDRLLVSAAASPALLAAVLGALRTGIVPVVLDPALPSGERAELAADAAAALDIGGEPARLLGEAEAELAPVPLGRPMHYTSGTTGRRKGVWSGVLAESDARALAAEEIELWGFGPGDRHLVLSPLHHSAPLRFAMHTLLAGGEVLLPGPFDAARVAETISTRHPTTAFCVPTHLQRLLAVPSPAHPVDWSSFRRLVHAGAPCPEPLKRAVLAALPEGSVWEFYGSTEAQFTVCSPEDWLAHPGSVGRARPGRRLETDERGQLWCAVPRWARFEYWRAPEKTAAAWRGDRVTVGDLGRVDDDGLVWLDGRREDLVISGGVNVYPAEVEAVLDAHPGVVESAVFGVPDPDWGQRLVAAYVGDADAHELAVWARDRLAPAKRPKSLHALADLPRTSTGKVRRLDLPGVLGLARG; encoded by the coding sequence ATGACCGCCGTCCCGCTCGTTCCCGCCGCCGACAGCGAGCGCGATCAGCGGCGCGCCGCCGCGGGGCTGGCCGCGGCGGGTCTGCGGCCCGGGGACCGGCTGCTGGTCTCCGCGGCCGCCTCACCGGCGCTCCTGGCCGCCGTCCTGGGCGCGCTGCGCACCGGGATCGTGCCGGTGGTGCTGGACCCGGCGCTCCCGTCCGGCGAGCGCGCCGAGCTGGCCGCCGACGCCGCCGCCGCCCTCGACATCGGCGGCGAACCGGCCCGGCTGCTGGGGGAGGCCGAGGCCGAGCTGGCGCCGGTGCCCCTGGGCCGGCCCATGCACTACACGTCGGGCACGACCGGCCGGCGCAAGGGCGTGTGGTCCGGGGTCCTCGCCGAGAGCGACGCCCGCGCCCTGGCCGCCGAGGAGATCGAGCTGTGGGGCTTCGGTCCGGGCGACCGGCACCTGGTCCTCTCCCCGCTGCACCACAGCGCACCGCTGCGGTTCGCGATGCACACCCTCCTGGCCGGCGGTGAGGTGCTGCTCCCCGGGCCGTTCGACGCGGCCCGCGTGGCGGAGACCATCTCCACGCGCCACCCGACCACGGCCTTCTGCGTGCCCACGCACCTGCAGCGGCTGCTCGCTGTCCCGTCCCCCGCCCACCCGGTCGACTGGTCGTCCTTCCGCCGCCTCGTGCACGCCGGCGCCCCCTGTCCCGAGCCGCTCAAGCGCGCCGTGCTGGCGGCGCTGCCCGAGGGCAGCGTCTGGGAGTTCTACGGCTCCACCGAGGCCCAGTTCACCGTCTGCTCGCCCGAGGACTGGCTGGCGCACCCCGGCAGCGTCGGCCGGGCGCGGCCGGGCCGCCGGCTGGAGACCGACGAGCGCGGCCAGCTGTGGTGCGCGGTGCCACGCTGGGCGCGGTTCGAGTACTGGCGGGCGCCGGAGAAGACGGCCGCGGCGTGGCGCGGGGACCGCGTCACCGTGGGCGATCTGGGCCGGGTCGACGACGACGGCCTGGTCTGGCTCGACGGCCGCCGGGAGGACCTGGTCATCTCCGGCGGGGTCAACGTCTACCCCGCGGAGGTGGAGGCGGTCCTCGACGCCCACCCCGGGGTGGTCGAGAGCGCGGTGTTCGGCGTGCCCGACCCCGACTGGGGGCAGCGGCTGGTCGCCGCCTACGTCGGGGACGCCGACGCCCACGAGCTCGCCGTCTGGGCCCGGGACCGGCTGGCACCCGCCAAGCGGCCGAAGTCGCTGCACGCCCTGGCCGATCTACCGCGTACGTCGACGGGCAAGGTGCGCCGGCTCGATCTGCCGGGGGTGCTCGGGCTCGCGCGTGGCTGA
- a CDS encoding MBL fold metallo-hydrolase, with protein sequence MAIPIDPRGSWGLPVPGALPRTADLEPLVARVLAPNPSPMTLDGTNTYVVGAPGSGQAVVVDPGPDEPGHLAAVEAALAARDARCVAVLVTHHHGDHADAALPWGTRFGVPVAAAAPDVAGAGGRVLAAGERLRLAGTPIDVVPTPGHTADHLAFRLESGAVLVGDHVLGRGTSVVTHPEGDVVAYLESLRRVHALGPSALYCGHGPELTEDPGAVLDFYLAHRAHREQQLLDALAAGAGSVDELVAVVYAEVSRAVWPAAAQSTRATLAKLAAEGRVELLADGRVRPA encoded by the coding sequence GTGGCCATCCCGATCGATCCCCGTGGTTCCTGGGGTCTGCCCGTACCCGGCGCGCTGCCCCGCACGGCCGATCTCGAGCCGCTGGTCGCGCGGGTGCTGGCGCCCAACCCGTCCCCGATGACCCTGGACGGCACGAACACCTACGTCGTCGGTGCACCGGGCAGCGGTCAGGCGGTCGTCGTCGACCCGGGGCCCGACGAGCCCGGCCACCTGGCGGCCGTCGAGGCGGCGCTGGCCGCGCGCGACGCGCGGTGCGTGGCGGTCCTGGTCACCCACCACCACGGCGACCACGCCGACGCCGCTCTCCCGTGGGGAACCCGGTTCGGGGTGCCCGTCGCCGCTGCGGCGCCGGATGTCGCCGGCGCCGGTGGGCGGGTCCTGGCGGCCGGGGAGCGGCTACGGCTGGCGGGCACGCCGATCGACGTCGTCCCGACCCCCGGGCACACCGCCGACCACCTGGCGTTCCGGCTGGAGTCGGGGGCCGTGCTCGTGGGCGACCACGTGCTGGGCCGCGGCACCTCGGTGGTCACCCACCCCGAGGGCGACGTCGTCGCGTACCTGGAGTCGCTGCGGCGCGTGCACGCCCTGGGCCCCAGCGCCCTCTACTGCGGCCACGGCCCCGAGCTGACCGAGGACCCGGGCGCGGTGCTCGACTTCTACCTGGCCCACCGGGCCCACCGTGAGCAGCAGCTGCTCGACGCGCTGGCCGCCGGTGCGGGGAGCGTCGACGAGCTGGTCGCCGTCGTCTACGCGGAGGTGTCGCGCGCCGTCTGGCCGGCGGCGGCGCAGTCGACCCGCGCCACGCTGGCCAAGCTGGCCGCCGAGGGGCGGGTGGAGCTCCTCGCCGACGGCCGGGTGCGACCGGCATGA
- a CDS encoding M23 family metallopeptidase, giving the protein MKPTSGRVSSCFGWRWGALHGGVDIAAPIGTPVYAVTSGVVRRAGTATGFGYAVYIEGDDGAVTVYGHVHRYFVSVGERVTAGEEIAEVGNRGQSTGPHLHFEVHPNGRMYGGQVDPVRWLNGRGIYLGGCGG; this is encoded by the coding sequence GTGAAGCCGACGTCGGGCCGGGTGTCCAGCTGCTTCGGCTGGCGCTGGGGCGCCCTGCACGGCGGCGTGGACATCGCCGCGCCGATCGGTACGCCGGTCTACGCCGTCACCAGCGGTGTGGTGCGCCGGGCCGGCACCGCGACCGGCTTCGGCTACGCCGTCTACATCGAGGGCGACGACGGCGCGGTCACCGTCTACGGCCACGTCCACCGCTACTTCGTCTCCGTGGGGGAGCGGGTGACGGCCGGCGAGGAGATCGCCGAGGTGGGCAACCGCGGCCAGTCCACCGGCCCGCACCTGCACTTCGAGGTGCACCCGAACGGCCGGATGTACGGCGGGCAGGTGGACCCGGTGCGGTGGCTCAACGGCCGGGGTATCTACCTCGGTGGCTGCGGCGGCTGA
- a CDS encoding coiled-coil domain-containing protein: MPQRRPSGPATPRTGRRRPGVGRRASPLRTAVLGVVTGATLLVTAVPAVAAPPPPVNPSDSQLGEAATRQQAAAAEVGRIAALLAAAESQLERVGVEAEAAGTAYLIAEEELMLAQQAADRAAAELRAAADAVAVAEARIAAFSRDSYMNGSSLTSSAALLDSEGPGELIRRAAMLDYVAETQLDVLGGLEVARVRQANADSTARAARDDRAAAEDAAEAAKEAADAQLAVHEAAYAEVATQKAQYEQQLQAAQIHLLELQGARNAYQQWEEQKRAEEAAAAAAAERAAREAAAAAEAARRAADEAANSGGGDDGSDDGGSAGGGGGGAARTPAT, encoded by the coding sequence ATGCCCCAACGCCGCCCGTCCGGACCGGCGACCCCGCGGACCGGCCGCCGCCGGCCCGGCGTGGGCCGGCGTGCCAGTCCGCTGCGCACCGCCGTCCTCGGCGTGGTCACCGGCGCGACGCTGCTGGTGACGGCCGTCCCGGCCGTCGCCGCGCCGCCTCCGCCGGTGAACCCGAGTGACAGCCAGCTCGGGGAGGCGGCGACCAGGCAGCAGGCGGCCGCGGCCGAGGTCGGCCGGATCGCGGCCCTCCTGGCCGCCGCGGAGTCCCAGCTCGAGCGGGTCGGTGTCGAGGCGGAGGCCGCGGGCACCGCCTACCTCATCGCCGAGGAGGAGCTGATGCTCGCCCAGCAGGCCGCGGACCGGGCGGCCGCCGAGCTGCGCGCCGCCGCCGACGCGGTCGCCGTCGCGGAGGCCCGGATCGCGGCGTTCTCGCGGGACAGCTACATGAACGGGTCCTCCCTGACCAGCTCGGCGGCCCTGCTGGACTCCGAGGGGCCCGGTGAGCTGATCCGGCGCGCCGCGATGCTCGACTACGTCGCCGAGACCCAGCTCGACGTCCTCGGCGGCCTCGAGGTGGCGCGCGTCCGCCAGGCGAACGCCGACTCGACCGCCCGCGCCGCCCGGGATGACCGTGCCGCTGCCGAGGACGCGGCGGAGGCGGCCAAGGAGGCGGCCGACGCCCAGCTGGCCGTGCACGAGGCCGCCTACGCCGAGGTGGCGACCCAGAAGGCGCAGTACGAACAGCAGTTGCAGGCCGCTCAGATCCACCTGCTGGAGTTGCAGGGCGCCCGCAACGCCTACCAGCAGTGGGAGGAGCAGAAGCGGGCCGAGGAGGCCGCCGCCGCGGCCGCGGCCGAGCGCGCCGCCCGTGAGGCGGCGGCCGCCGCCGAGGCCGCCCGGCGGGCCGCCGATGAGGCCGCGAACAGCGGGGGCGGGGACGACGGGAGCGACGACGGCGGGAGCGCCGGCGGCGGGGGCGGCGGGGCGGCGCGCACACCGGCTACGTGA
- a CDS encoding ATP-binding cassette domain-containing protein yields the protein MSGAGGAPVDRAARTTPLLELRDVGKDYGSVIALDGVSATVRAGEVTCVLGDNGAGKSTLIKILSGVHRADRGAVLLDGRPADFGSPREALDAGVATVYQDLAMIPLMSIWRNFFLGAEPTRGWGPFRRFDAARAKEVTRRELAAMGIDIRDPDQPVGTLSGGERQSVAIARAVHFGARVLILDEPTSALGVKQAGVVLRYVAQARDRGVGVVLITHNPHHAHPVGDRFLVLNRGRSMGEFAKADISREELTRLMAGGAELDALSHELERPGS from the coding sequence ATGAGCGGGGCGGGCGGGGCGCCGGTGGATCGGGCGGCGCGCACGACGCCGCTGCTCGAACTGCGCGACGTCGGCAAGGACTACGGCTCGGTCATCGCCCTCGACGGCGTGAGCGCGACCGTGCGCGCCGGGGAGGTCACCTGCGTCCTGGGCGACAACGGCGCCGGGAAGTCGACGCTGATCAAGATCCTGTCCGGGGTGCACCGGGCCGACCGCGGCGCGGTGCTGCTCGACGGGCGGCCGGCGGACTTCGGCTCCCCGCGGGAGGCCCTGGACGCCGGCGTCGCGACGGTCTACCAGGACCTGGCGATGATCCCGCTGATGTCGATCTGGCGGAACTTCTTCCTCGGGGCGGAGCCCACGCGCGGCTGGGGACCGTTCCGCCGGTTCGACGCCGCACGCGCCAAGGAGGTCACCCGGCGGGAGCTGGCGGCGATGGGGATCGACATCCGCGACCCCGACCAGCCGGTGGGCACCCTCTCCGGCGGAGAGCGCCAGTCGGTGGCCATCGCCCGCGCGGTGCACTTCGGCGCGCGCGTGCTGATCCTGGACGAGCCGACGTCCGCGCTGGGCGTCAAGCAGGCGGGCGTGGTGCTCCGCTACGTCGCGCAGGCCCGCGACCGCGGGGTCGGCGTCGTCCTCATCACGCACAACCCGCACCACGCCCACCCCGTGGGGGACCGCTTCCTGGTGCTCAACCGGGGACGCAGCATGGGGGAGTTCGCCAAGGCCGACATCAGCCGCGAGGAGCTGACCCGCCTGATGGCCGGCGGCGCCGAACTCGATGCGTTGAGCCACGAGCTGGAGCGACCGGGGAGCTGA
- a CDS encoding ABC transporter permease, with protein sequence MAVFTFFAVQSEVFRTPRGIANWLDPASTLGIMAVAVALLMIGGHFDLSAGVMTGTTALTVGIVAVEFRQHLWVAIAVALVLALAIGFFNGWLVTRTGLPSFIITLGTFLMLQGLNLGLTKLFTDTVTVGGIDEVPGYGAAEWVFASRVEILGAELRVAVLWWLLFTALGSWVLLRTRFGNWVFATGGDEVAARNVGVPARRTTIALFMTTAAAAWFVGTTLAVRLTSVQANTGIGQELIYIVAAVIGGCLLTGGFGSAVGASLGALIFGMTQLGIPYLRWDADWFYFFLGAMLLLAVLANRLVRRSAEAARR encoded by the coding sequence GTGGCGGTCTTCACCTTCTTCGCCGTCCAGTCGGAGGTCTTCCGGACGCCGCGGGGCATCGCCAACTGGCTGGACCCGGCGTCGACGCTCGGCATCATGGCGGTGGCGGTCGCGCTGCTGATGATCGGCGGCCACTTCGACCTGTCGGCCGGGGTGATGACCGGGACGACGGCGCTGACCGTCGGCATCGTCGCCGTGGAGTTCCGGCAGCACCTGTGGGTCGCGATCGCGGTGGCGCTGGTCCTGGCCCTGGCGATCGGCTTCTTCAACGGCTGGCTCGTCACCCGCACCGGGCTGCCCAGCTTCATCATCACGCTGGGCACCTTCCTGATGCTGCAGGGCCTGAACCTGGGCCTGACCAAGCTGTTCACCGACACGGTCACCGTCGGCGGCATCGACGAGGTCCCCGGGTACGGCGCGGCCGAGTGGGTGTTCGCCTCGCGGGTGGAGATCCTGGGCGCGGAGCTCCGGGTCGCGGTGCTCTGGTGGCTGTTGTTCACGGCCCTGGGCAGCTGGGTCCTGCTGCGCACCCGCTTCGGCAACTGGGTGTTCGCCACCGGCGGGGACGAGGTCGCCGCCCGGAACGTGGGCGTCCCCGCCCGGCGGACGACGATCGCGCTCTTCATGACGACGGCGGCGGCTGCCTGGTTCGTCGGGACGACGCTCGCCGTGCGCCTGACGTCGGTGCAGGCGAACACCGGTATCGGCCAGGAGCTGATCTACATCGTGGCGGCGGTGATCGGCGGCTGTCTGCTGACCGGCGGTTTCGGTTCCGCGGTCGGCGCCTCCCTGGGGGCGCTGATCTTCGGGATGACCCAGCTGGGCATCCCGTACTTGCGCTGGGACGCCGACTGGTTCTACTTCTTCCTGGGCGCGATGCTGCTGCTCGCCGTCCTGGCCAACCGGCTGGTCCGGCGCTCCGCCGAGGCGGCCCGGCGATGA
- a CDS encoding sugar ABC transporter substrate-binding protein — protein MAAPKRLLALVLAAPLVLAACTTDGGGGGGGEDAGSGTAADGELAFSVITHGSAGDAFWDVVQNGAEAAGEDLGIDVDYQSDGDPQRQAQLIDAAVNSDVDGIVVSMANPDALQESIEGAVEAGIPVVTINSGGERSAEFGAIGHVGQDERIAGQGAGQRLAENGAENVVCVIHEAGNIGLEQRCAGAAEALGGDISTVQVDINDLQGAQSTITSQLQTDPTIDAVLTLNSAVAAVASDAAADAGSDAQVATFDLNEDVIGGIQSGDIAFAVDQQQYEQGYLPVVMLQLYAENLNTVGGGRPVLTGPGIVDADNVDAIADLASAGTR, from the coding sequence ATGGCCGCACCGAAGCGACTGCTGGCACTGGTCTTGGCCGCGCCCCTCGTCCTGGCCGCCTGCACCACCGACGGTGGCGGAGGCGGGGGCGGCGAGGACGCCGGGAGCGGCACGGCGGCCGACGGGGAGCTCGCCTTCTCGGTGATCACCCACGGCTCGGCCGGGGACGCCTTCTGGGACGTCGTGCAGAACGGCGCCGAGGCGGCCGGCGAGGACCTCGGCATCGACGTCGACTACCAGAGCGACGGCGACCCCCAGCGCCAGGCGCAGCTCATCGACGCGGCGGTGAACTCCGACGTCGACGGGATCGTGGTCTCGATGGCCAACCCCGACGCGCTGCAGGAGTCGATCGAGGGTGCGGTCGAGGCCGGGATCCCGGTCGTCACCATCAACTCCGGAGGTGAGCGCTCGGCGGAGTTCGGTGCCATCGGCCACGTCGGGCAGGACGAGCGGATCGCCGGCCAGGGCGCCGGGCAGCGGCTCGCGGAGAACGGCGCGGAGAACGTCGTCTGCGTCATCCACGAGGCCGGGAACATCGGCCTGGAGCAGCGCTGCGCCGGGGCTGCCGAGGCGCTCGGCGGGGACATCAGCACGGTGCAGGTGGACATCAACGACCTGCAGGGGGCGCAGTCGACGATCACCTCGCAGCTGCAGACCGACCCCACCATCGACGCCGTGCTCACCCTGAACTCCGCCGTCGCGGCCGTGGCGTCCGACGCCGCGGCGGACGCCGGGTCCGACGCGCAGGTCGCGACGTTCGACCTCAACGAGGACGTCATCGGCGGCATCCAGAGCGGCGACATCGCCTTCGCCGTCGACCAGCAGCAGTACGAGCAGGGCTACCTGCCGGTCGTGATGCTCCAGCTGTACGCCGAGAACCTGAACACCGTCGGCGGCGGCCGGCCGGTGCTGACCGGCCCGGGGATCGTGGACGCCGACAACGTCGACGCGATCGCCGACCTGGCCTCGGCCGGCACGCGCTGA
- a CDS encoding Glu/Leu/Phe/Val family dehydrogenase yields MDVLGSGHEQVVFCSDPESGLRAVIAIHSTALGPALGGTRFYPYASEQAAVADALRLSTAMSYKNSLAGLDLGGGKAVIIGDPRTGKTEALLRAYGRFVQALGGRYLTACDVGTSNADLDVVARETRFAHGRSEAQGGCGDSSVLTAYGVFLGMQAAAQHCWGSRSLAGRTVAVAGAGKVGSHLIGRLVDDGAAVVVTDVDPAAVARIRARHPQVTAVADTAALVRTEHDVYSPNALGGALDEETVAVLPSRIVCGGANNQLATPEVAEQLRGRGILYAPDYLVNAGGVIQVEDERHGFSFGRAQAKASGIFDVALRVFALADAAGISPAGAADRLAEERIRSVGRLATIRLPR; encoded by the coding sequence GTGGACGTCCTGGGATCCGGTCATGAGCAGGTCGTGTTCTGCAGCGACCCCGAATCGGGGTTGCGGGCGGTGATCGCGATCCACTCCACGGCCCTCGGGCCCGCGCTGGGTGGCACGCGCTTCTACCCCTACGCCAGCGAGCAGGCCGCCGTCGCCGACGCGCTCCGGTTGTCGACGGCGATGTCGTACAAGAACAGCCTCGCGGGGCTCGACCTGGGCGGCGGCAAGGCGGTGATCATCGGCGACCCGCGCACCGGCAAGACCGAGGCGCTGCTGCGCGCCTACGGCCGGTTCGTCCAGGCGCTGGGCGGCCGGTACCTGACCGCTTGCGACGTGGGCACGTCCAACGCCGACCTGGACGTCGTCGCGCGGGAGACCCGCTTCGCGCACGGCCGGTCGGAGGCCCAGGGCGGGTGCGGGGACTCCTCGGTGCTCACCGCCTACGGCGTCTTCCTCGGAATGCAGGCGGCCGCGCAGCACTGCTGGGGCTCGCGGTCCCTGGCCGGTCGGACCGTGGCCGTGGCCGGCGCCGGCAAGGTGGGCTCGCACCTGATCGGCCGCCTGGTCGACGACGGCGCGGCCGTCGTGGTCACCGACGTCGACCCGGCGGCGGTGGCGCGCATCCGGGCCCGCCACCCCCAGGTGACGGCCGTGGCCGACACCGCCGCGCTGGTCCGCACCGAGCACGACGTCTACTCGCCCAACGCCCTCGGCGGCGCCCTGGACGAGGAGACCGTGGCGGTGCTGCCGTCGCGCATCGTCTGCGGCGGGGCGAACAACCAGCTCGCCACCCCGGAGGTCGCCGAGCAGCTGCGCGGGCGCGGGATCCTGTACGCGCCCGACTACCTGGTGAACGCCGGCGGGGTCATCCAGGTGGAGGACGAGCGGCACGGCTTCTCGTTCGGGCGCGCGCAGGCCAAGGCCTCCGGCATCTTCGACGTCGCCCTGCGGGTCTTCGCGCTCGCCGACGCCGCGGGGATCTCCCCGGCGGGAGCCGCGGATCGGCTGGCCGAGGAGCGCATCCGCTCGGTCGGCCGGCTGGCCACGATCCGGCTGCCGCGCTGA
- a CDS encoding DUF3073 domain-containing protein has translation MGRGRAKAKQTRVARELKYSSPNTDLTALQRELAGSSSSYTPPSAVDDEDEDEDDAYADRWADDDSDDDWAASR, from the coding sequence ATGGGGCGCGGCCGAGCGAAGGCCAAGCAGACACGCGTGGCCCGTGAGCTCAAGTACAGCTCACCCAACACCGACCTCACCGCGCTGCAGCGGGAGCTGGCCGGTTCGTCGTCGTCGTACACCCCGCCCAGCGCGGTGGACGACGAGGACGAGGACGAGGACGACGCGTACGCCGATCGTTGGGCGGACGACGACTCCGACGACGACTGGGCGGCCAGCCGCTGA
- the purM gene encoding phosphoribosylformylglycinamidine cyclo-ligase has product MSTEFTYAASGVDIDAGERAVTLMRAAVERTNRPEVVGGLGGFAGLFALDTAKYRRPLLASSTDGVGTKIALARQLDRHDTVGIDLVAMVVDDLVACGAEPLFLQDYVACGRVVPERIAAIVTGIAAGCTRAGAALVGGETAEHGDLMDADEYDLAATAVGVVEADAVLGPERVHEGDAVIAMASSGFHSNGYSLVRRVVGAAGLDLHATPAGLDRALGEELLEPTRIYALDCLALVEVLGVEGVHAYAHITGGGLAGNTARVVPDGLQAVLDRSTWALPVAVRLMEEHGVPRAESERAFNCGVGMIAAVAPDRADAAVALLTARGVPAWIAGTVRERSDGDAPAAELVGSYR; this is encoded by the coding sequence GTGAGCACCGAGTTCACCTACGCCGCCTCCGGCGTCGACATCGACGCCGGGGAGCGCGCGGTCACGCTGATGCGGGCCGCGGTCGAGCGGACCAACCGGCCCGAGGTGGTGGGCGGGCTGGGCGGGTTCGCCGGGCTGTTCGCCCTGGACACCGCCAAGTACCGCAGGCCGCTGCTCGCCTCCTCCACCGACGGCGTGGGCACGAAGATCGCGCTCGCCCGGCAGCTGGACCGGCACGACACCGTGGGGATCGACCTCGTGGCCATGGTCGTCGACGACCTGGTCGCCTGCGGCGCCGAGCCGCTGTTCCTCCAGGACTACGTGGCCTGCGGAAGGGTGGTCCCCGAGCGGATCGCCGCGATCGTCACCGGTATCGCCGCCGGCTGCACCCGGGCCGGTGCGGCCCTGGTGGGCGGGGAGACCGCCGAGCACGGCGACCTGATGGACGCCGACGAGTACGACCTCGCCGCGACGGCGGTGGGGGTCGTCGAGGCCGACGCCGTCCTGGGCCCGGAGCGCGTGCACGAGGGCGACGCGGTGATCGCGATGGCGTCGTCGGGCTTCCACTCCAACGGCTACTCCCTCGTGCGCCGGGTGGTGGGCGCGGCAGGCCTGGACCTGCACGCGACGCCGGCCGGCCTCGATCGCGCGCTGGGCGAGGAGCTGCTCGAGCCCACCCGCATCTACGCGCTGGACTGCCTGGCCCTGGTCGAGGTGCTGGGCGTCGAGGGCGTGCACGCCTACGCGCACATCACCGGCGGTGGGCTGGCCGGGAACACCGCGCGCGTGGTGCCCGACGGGCTGCAGGCGGTGCTGGACCGCAGCACGTGGGCGCTACCGGTTGCCGTGCGCCTGATGGAGGAGCACGGGGTTCCCCGGGCGGAGAGCGAGCGCGCCTTCAACTGCGGGGTCGGGATGATCGCCGCCGTCGCCCCGGACCGCGCCGACGCCGCCGTCGCACTGCTGACCGCCCGCGGGGTGCCCGCGTGGATCGCCGGGACCGTGCGGGAGCGGTCCGACGGGGACGCCCCGGCCGCGGAGCTCGTCGGCTCCTACCGCTGA
- the purF gene encoding amidophosphoribosyltransferase, whose protein sequence is MLRGDGRLTHDLDPQSPAPQDACGVFGVWAPGEEVAKLTYFGLYALQHRGQEAAGIAVSDGASVVVFKDLGLVSQVFDEATLGSLRGHLAVGHTRYSTTGASTWENAQPTFRTTEAGTGLALCHNGNLVNTAELASTAADAGVPGAFAATTDSDLVTALIASYQDISVEAAAMEVLPQLRGAFSITFMDEDTLYAARDPQGVRPLVLGRLERGWVVASETAALDIVGASVVREVEPGELIAIDENGLRSQHFAPAEPKGCVFEYVYLARPDTTISGRSVHAARVEIGRRLAREHPADADLVIPVPESGTPAAVGYAEASGIPYGLGLVKNSYVGRTFIQPSQTIRQLGIRLKLNPLRDVIRGKRLVVVDDSIVRGNTQRALIRMLREAGALEVHVRISSPPVKWPCFYGIDFASRAELIANGLDIDGVRASINADSLGYVSEQELIAATEQPRNRLCTACFTGEYPIDLGAPEVLGKHVLEGIEQRAVTGWTGQQAGSAAVPGGAEDALRRP, encoded by the coding sequence GTGCTTCGCGGTGATGGACGGCTGACGCACGACCTCGATCCCCAGTCCCCGGCACCCCAGGACGCCTGTGGCGTCTTCGGGGTCTGGGCACCTGGTGAAGAGGTCGCGAAGCTGACCTATTTCGGTCTGTACGCGCTCCAGCACCGCGGGCAGGAGGCGGCGGGTATCGCGGTGTCCGACGGCGCCTCGGTCGTCGTCTTCAAGGACCTCGGTCTCGTCAGCCAGGTGTTCGACGAGGCGACGCTCGGCAGCCTGCGCGGCCACCTCGCCGTCGGCCACACCCGGTACTCCACCACCGGCGCGTCCACGTGGGAGAACGCCCAGCCCACCTTCCGCACCACGGAGGCCGGGACCGGGCTGGCGCTCTGTCACAACGGGAACCTGGTCAACACCGCCGAGCTGGCCAGCACGGCCGCCGACGCGGGGGTGCCGGGCGCCTTCGCCGCCACCACCGACTCCGACCTGGTGACGGCGCTGATCGCCTCCTACCAGGACATCTCGGTGGAGGCCGCGGCCATGGAGGTGCTGCCGCAGCTGCGCGGGGCCTTCTCCATCACGTTCATGGACGAGGACACGCTCTACGCCGCCCGTGACCCGCAGGGCGTCCGCCCGCTGGTGCTGGGCCGGCTGGAGCGCGGCTGGGTCGTGGCCAGCGAGACCGCGGCGCTGGACATCGTCGGCGCCTCCGTGGTCCGCGAGGTCGAGCCCGGCGAGCTGATCGCCATCGACGAGAACGGCCTGCGCAGCCAGCACTTCGCGCCCGCCGAGCCCAAGGGCTGCGTCTTCGAGTACGTCTACCTCGCCCGCCCGGACACCACGATCTCCGGCCGCAGCGTGCACGCCGCCCGGGTCGAGATCGGCCGCCGGCTGGCCAGGGAGCACCCGGCCGACGCCGACCTGGTCATCCCGGTGCCGGAGTCGGGGACGCCGGCCGCCGTCGGTTACGCGGAGGCCAGCGGCATCCCCTACGGGCTGGGGCTGGTCAAGAACTCCTACGTCGGCCGCACCTTCATCCAGCCGTCGCAGACCATCCGGCAGCTGGGCATCCGGCTGAAGCTGAACCCGCTGCGCGACGTGATCCGCGGCAAGCGGCTGGTCGTCGTCGACGACTCGATCGTCCGGGGCAACACGCAGCGCGCGCTGATCCGGATGCTGCGCGAGGCGGGGGCGCTGGAGGTGCACGTGCGCATCTCCTCCCCGCCGGTGAAGTGGCCGTGCTTCTACGGCATCGACTTCGCCAGTCGGGCCGAGCTGATCGCCAACGGGCTGGACATCGACGGCGTGCGCGCCTCGATCAACGCCGACTCCCTGGGCTACGTCTCCGAGCAGGAGCTGATCGCCGCCACCGAGCAGCCGCGGAACCGACTGTGCACCGCCTGCTTCACCGGCGAGTACCCCATCGACCTGGGCGCGCCCGAGGTGCTGGGCAAGCACGTTCTCGAAGGCATAGAGCAGCGGGCGGTGACCGGCTGGACGGGCCAGCAGGCCGGCAGCGCGGCGGTGCCCGGAGGTGCTGAGGACGCGCTGAGGCGGCCGTGA